The Terriglobales bacterium genome includes a region encoding these proteins:
- a CDS encoding response regulator, producing the protein MARILVVDDEKPLAETLATILRMHNYEVRVANNGVEGYTMAASFAPDLIISDVAMPNRNGVDMAIEIRRDMPDIQILLISGQAITVGLLEAARQRGYDFECLAKPIHPLDLLSKIAGLLARSAAAKQAS; encoded by the coding sequence ATGGCGCGAATTCTCGTGGTCGATGATGAAAAACCTTTGGCGGAAACTCTCGCGACAATTCTGCGAATGCACAACTACGAGGTACGAGTCGCAAATAATGGTGTCGAGGGCTACACCATGGCCGCATCCTTCGCTCCAGATCTGATCATCAGCGATGTGGCAATGCCAAATCGAAACGGAGTCGACATGGCAATCGAGATTCGGCGCGACATGCCGGATATACAAATACTGCTGATTTCAGGACAGGCAATTACGGTTGGTCTTTTGGAAGCTGCCAGGCAGCGCGGCTACGATTTCGAATGCCTGGCAAAGCCGATTCATCCGTTGGATCTGCTTAGCAAGATTGCAGGTCTGCTTGCCCGCTCTGCGGCGGCGAAACAGGCGAGCTAA